The following proteins are encoded in a genomic region of Ornithodoros turicata isolate Travis chromosome 6, ASM3712646v1, whole genome shotgun sequence:
- the LOC135396731 gene encoding probable RNA-binding protein EIF1AD, giving the protein MSKTTKIKHVTKEVLEEYVLPNEHQQIVRILSGRGNNLHEVESSSGETFLVSMPTKFRKNIWVKRGDFVIVDPIEEGDRVKAEITRILYRDQIKYIKEEGKWPKGFEEQNSEDIDVKSSSSEDEESELFVNTNRPNVVYEESESSEDTE; this is encoded by the exons atgtcaaagacaacaaaGATAAAGCATGTCACTAAAGAGGTGCTGGAAGAATATGTGCTCCCGAATGAACATCAGCAAATAGTTCGG attcTCTCTGGGCGGGGTAACAACCTTCACGAGGTTGAAAGTTCGTCTGGCGAGACTTTTCTTGTGAGCATGCCGACAAAATTCAGAAAAAATATCTGGGTAAAAAGAG GCGACTTTGTCATCGTGGATCCCATTGAAGAAGGTGACAGGGTGAAGGCCGAGATCACTCGTATACTGTACAGGGACCAGATCAAGTACATTAAAGAAGAGGGAAAATG GCCGAAAGGTTTCGAGGAACAGAACAGCGAAGACATTGATGTCAAGAGCAGCAGTTCAGAAGACGAAGAGAGTGAACTCTTTGTCAATACAAATAGACCAAATGTTGTATATGAAGAAAGTGAATCTTCTGAAGACACAGAATAA